The bacterium genome includes a region encoding these proteins:
- the cooS gene encoding anaerobic carbon-monoxide dehydrogenase catalytic subunit gives MPEQGVTVCSASESMIVKAEQAGVATAFGRVKEIKLCPFGVSGTCCRICAMGPCRLSFKGEATEEEQEFGSKRSVCGATVGTISARNFARMIAGGTSAHSDHGREVVKTFIAAAKKEIPGYTIKDDTKLRTIAGVLGISTDNKDKYRIAQEVGEAVLKEFGRQEGELAFTKRAPEKRQQLWAKHGIIPRGIDREVVETMHRTTMGVDQDYRNILLHGSRTALADGWGGSMIATELQDIMFGTPIPLRSKVNLGVLKEDEVNIIVHGHEPLLSEMIVVASRDPELLDLAKKVGASGINLAGICCTANEILMRQGIPIAGNFLQQELAILTGAVEAMVVDVQCVMQSLPSVAKCFHTEIITTAEKARMFGANHFEFHPEHALEVSKDIVRRAIKNFPHRKSVDIPRKEMDLIAGFSHETINYMLGGRFRASYRPLNDNIINGRIRGVAGVVGCNNPRVTHDKIHIEVVKELIANDVLVLQTGCAAIASAKEGLLTPEAAIKYAGPGLKEVCEAVGIPPVLHCGSCVDNSRLLIAATEMVKEGGLGDDISELPVAGCAPEWMSEKAIAIGQYFVASGVYVVFGVTFPITGSRGVSDFLFNEHEQITGGKWAFEPDPAKMAALLIDHINKKRKALGIDKPMERVLYDMEMRRELKF, from the coding sequence ATGCCAGAACAAGGTGTCACTGTATGTTCCGCCAGTGAATCAATGATAGTCAAGGCAGAGCAAGCAGGAGTAGCTACTGCCTTTGGCCGGGTTAAAGAAATCAAGCTATGTCCTTTTGGGGTTTCAGGCACTTGTTGTCGAATCTGTGCGATGGGTCCATGTCGATTAAGCTTCAAAGGAGAAGCCACCGAAGAAGAACAGGAATTCGGATCAAAGAGGAGCGTGTGCGGGGCCACGGTGGGCACTATTTCGGCCAGAAATTTTGCCCGGATGATTGCCGGCGGAACTTCAGCTCATTCAGATCACGGCCGGGAGGTGGTCAAGACTTTTATTGCTGCTGCTAAAAAAGAGATACCCGGATACACCATCAAAGATGACACCAAACTGCGGACGATAGCCGGAGTTCTTGGCATATCAACTGATAATAAGGATAAATACCGGATCGCCCAGGAAGTCGGCGAGGCCGTGCTCAAGGAATTTGGAAGGCAGGAAGGAGAGCTGGCCTTTACTAAGAGGGCGCCGGAGAAAAGGCAGCAGCTCTGGGCCAAACATGGTATAATTCCAAGAGGCATAGACCGAGAAGTGGTGGAAACTATGCATCGAACCACGATGGGCGTTGATCAGGATTACCGGAATATTCTTCTTCATGGTTCCAGAACGGCTCTGGCTGATGGCTGGGGTGGTTCAATGATCGCCACTGAGCTTCAGGATATTATGTTCGGCACGCCTATACCTTTAAGAAGCAAGGTAAATTTAGGGGTGCTTAAAGAGGATGAGGTGAATATCATTGTGCATGGCCACGAGCCTTTGCTCTCAGAGATGATTGTGGTGGCCTCACGTGATCCTGAACTTCTTGATCTGGCTAAAAAGGTTGGGGCCTCTGGCATAAATCTGGCCGGTATCTGTTGCACGGCTAATGAGATTCTGATGAGACAAGGCATTCCCATTGCGGGCAATTTTTTGCAGCAGGAATTAGCTATCCTCACCGGGGCCGTGGAAGCGATGGTGGTTGACGTCCAATGCGTTATGCAGTCCTTACCCAGCGTGGCCAAGTGCTTCCATACCGAGATCATTACTACCGCTGAAAAGGCTAGGATGTTCGGAGCAAACCATTTTGAATTCCATCCCGAGCATGCCCTGGAAGTGTCTAAAGATATTGTCAGGCGGGCTATTAAGAATTTCCCTCATCGAAAGTCAGTTGATATACCCAGGAAGGAAATGGACCTGATCGCCGGATTCTCTCACGAGACCATAAATTATATGCTGGGCGGAAGATTCAGGGCTTCTTATCGCCCCTTGAATGATAATATCATTAATGGACGAATCAGAGGGGTAGCTGGCGTGGTAGGTTGTAATAACCCCCGGGTGACCCATGACAAGATACATATCGAGGTAGTCAAAGAACTTATAGCCAATGATGTGCTCGTCTTGCAGACCGGATGCGCCGCCATAGCCTCGGCTAAAGAAGGATTGTTGACCCCTGAAGCGGCCATCAAATACGCCGGCCCTGGTCTGAAAGAAGTTTGCGAGGCAGTAGGCATTCCGCCGGTTCTTCACTGCGGTTCCTGTGTGGACAATTCCAGGCTGCTTATCGCGGCTACGGAGATGGTCAAAGAAGGTGGATTAGGGGATGATATTTCCGAACTCCCGGTAGCCGGCTGCGCCCCGGAATGGATGAGTGAAAAGGCCATTGCTATTGGTCAATATTTTGTTGCCTCCGGGGTCTATGTGGTCTTTGGGGTTACCTTCCCGATTACCGGAAGCAGGGGGGTGAGCGACTTCCTTTTTAACGAGCACGAGCAAATAACCGGCGGCAAATGGGCCTTTGAACCGGACCCCGCCAAGATGGCCGCCTTGCTGATTGACCATATTAACAAGAAGCGAAAGGCATTAGGGATAGATAAGCCTATGGAACGGGTGCTTTATGATATGGAGATGAGAAGGGAGTTGAAGTTCTAA